A genomic window from Sulfitobacter pontiacus includes:
- a CDS encoding restriction endonuclease, whose translation MRRFKIDAETLPDLPGMMLVTVEALKDLGGSATIQELDEKVIELEGVTEAEQAFTMPRDENRTRVNYYLAWARTYLKRGDALNNSKRGVWALTETGSAISNLNATQAIYDQVTQEERERARLKRLAAKKADANRGEEIEVMADDGPVDEEDWKSALLAVLGKIAPDGFERLAQRLLREAGFTKVEVRGKSGDGGIDGVGVLRVNLVSFQVYFQCKRWKGSVGSKEIRDFRGALQGRADKGLFITTGHFTSQASDEATRDGAIAIDLIDGDRLCELLKENRLGVDTEMIEQVQIQPDWFQGI comes from the coding sequence ATGAGACGCTTCAAAATCGACGCCGAAACCCTTCCAGACCTTCCGGGGATGATGCTTGTCACGGTCGAAGCCCTGAAAGACCTTGGCGGCTCAGCGACAATCCAAGAGCTGGATGAAAAGGTGATTGAACTGGAAGGCGTGACCGAGGCCGAACAAGCTTTCACCATGCCGCGCGACGAGAACCGCACGCGGGTAAATTACTACTTAGCATGGGCACGCACCTATCTGAAACGCGGTGATGCACTGAACAACTCCAAGCGCGGAGTCTGGGCATTGACCGAGACGGGCTCCGCAATCTCTAATCTCAACGCGACACAGGCAATCTACGATCAGGTAACACAGGAAGAGCGCGAACGCGCGCGTCTGAAGCGTCTAGCCGCCAAGAAAGCCGACGCCAACCGGGGTGAAGAAATCGAAGTCATGGCGGATGACGGCCCAGTTGATGAAGAAGACTGGAAGTCAGCTCTCTTGGCGGTTCTTGGAAAGATAGCCCCGGATGGCTTCGAGCGCTTGGCGCAGCGCCTCCTACGCGAGGCAGGCTTCACCAAGGTTGAGGTGCGAGGCAAGTCTGGTGATGGCGGGATCGACGGTGTCGGCGTGCTGCGGGTTAATCTCGTGTCATTCCAAGTTTATTTCCAGTGCAAGCGCTGGAAGGGAAGCGTAGGGTCAAAGGAAATCCGCGACTTTCGTGGGGCGCTGCAAGGGCGAGCTGACAAAGGGCTGTTCATCACTACCGGACATTTCACCAGCCAGGCGTCGGATGAGGCAACACGCGACGGCGCGATTGCGATTGACCTGATCGACGGTGACCGGCTCTGCGAGCTGTTGAAGGAAAACCGGCTAGGCGTAGACACGGAAATGATAGAACAGGTACAAATTCAGCCTGATTGGTTTCAAGGCATCTAG
- a CDS encoding type II toxin-antitoxin system BrnA family antitoxin, with the protein MKATEFDERFDAGEDMSAHVDWTKARRLNVEAKRVNVDFPTWVVAGLDRQAQKLGITRQALIKMWIAERLE; encoded by the coding sequence ATGAAGGCGACTGAATTCGACGAACGCTTCGACGCGGGCGAAGACATGTCCGCCCATGTCGATTGGACAAAGGCGCGCCGCCTCAATGTCGAGGCCAAGCGGGTGAACGTGGATTTCCCGACCTGGGTCGTTGCCGGTCTGGACCGGCAGGCCCAGAAGCTCGGCATCACCCGTCAGGCATTGATCAAGATGTGGATCGCTGAACGCCTAGAGTGA
- a CDS encoding Eco57I restriction-modification methylase domain-containing protein yields the protein MNIEEGFALRGRNPDVLTCISNLSNDEVFTPPEFANRMLDTVSASWAADHDGADIWANRTVKFLDPFTKSGVFLREITKRLITGLENEIPNLQERVDHILTQQVFGIGTTQLTSLMARRSLYCSKFANGKHSVTRRFNSEVGNIWFERTEHTWTSQDKCKYCGASKATLDRGVDRESHAYAFIHTDNIKTRIAELFGGDMQFDVIIGNPPYQLDDAGHGRSASPIYHRFVEQAKELDPRYLVMVIPSRWLGGGKGLNQFRSTMLTDDRVRKLVDYENAQEVFPGVDFAGGVCYFLWDRDSHGQCEVTNVIGENHVVASRPLDEFPTFVRNSAAVSIVRKVLSVNEQRMSEQVSSRKPFGIATNIRPEKSGDLILRWEKGEGPYPTNKVTVGNDIVEKWKVITSYVAYDHAGNPGKDGRRRVLSKIDILPPRTICTETYLVIGAFETKSEAENLVKYMKTRFFRFLMSQFMYSHHLTKNAYSFVPILDAQTTWDDKMLADRYDLTEDEVLFIATKIRPFEKT from the coding sequence ATGAATATTGAAGAGGGCTTTGCCCTACGCGGGCGCAACCCAGATGTCCTGACCTGTATCTCGAACCTGTCGAACGACGAGGTGTTCACCCCGCCGGAATTCGCCAACCGGATGCTGGACACCGTGTCGGCGTCTTGGGCGGCAGATCATGATGGCGCAGATATCTGGGCCAACCGAACCGTGAAGTTTCTTGATCCCTTCACAAAGTCAGGTGTGTTCCTGCGAGAGATCACAAAGCGTCTGATCACAGGACTGGAAAACGAAATTCCGAACCTTCAGGAGCGGGTTGACCACATCCTGACCCAGCAAGTTTTTGGAATTGGAACCACTCAGTTAACAAGCTTGATGGCGCGGCGCAGTCTCTATTGCTCGAAGTTCGCTAACGGGAAACACTCCGTGACGCGTCGGTTCAACAGCGAAGTTGGGAACATCTGGTTCGAGCGGACAGAGCACACATGGACCTCGCAAGATAAGTGCAAATATTGCGGGGCCAGTAAGGCGACGCTGGATCGTGGCGTAGATCGGGAAAGTCACGCTTATGCGTTCATACACACAGACAACATCAAAACTCGGATCGCCGAGCTGTTTGGAGGCGACATGCAATTTGACGTGATCATCGGAAACCCGCCTTATCAGTTGGATGATGCTGGGCATGGGCGCAGCGCCTCACCAATTTATCATCGTTTCGTAGAGCAGGCCAAAGAGCTCGATCCGCGATATCTCGTAATGGTGATTCCGTCACGCTGGCTTGGCGGTGGGAAGGGCCTAAACCAGTTTCGCAGCACAATGCTGACTGATGATCGTGTTCGCAAGTTAGTCGATTATGAGAACGCACAGGAAGTATTTCCAGGCGTCGATTTTGCAGGTGGCGTGTGCTACTTCTTGTGGGACCGAGACTCACATGGACAGTGTGAGGTAACCAATGTCATCGGTGAAAATCATGTTGTCGCTTCTCGACCCTTGGATGAATTTCCTACTTTTGTTCGAAACAGCGCAGCCGTCTCAATTGTTCGGAAAGTACTGAGCGTGAACGAACAAAGAATGAGCGAGCAAGTGTCAAGTCGGAAGCCCTTCGGAATCGCCACAAACATACGGCCAGAAAAATCTGGTGACCTAATTTTAAGATGGGAAAAGGGTGAAGGTCCATATCCTACAAATAAGGTTACGGTGGGTAACGATATTGTAGAGAAGTGGAAGGTTATCACCTCTTATGTTGCTTATGACCATGCCGGAAACCCCGGTAAGGATGGTCGTCGCCGTGTTCTTTCCAAAATTGACATCCTTCCACCACGCACAATTTGCACCGAGACATACTTAGTGATTGGCGCATTTGAAACAAAGAGCGAGGCAGAAAATCTTGTTAAGTACATGAAAACAAGATTCTTTCGTTTCCTTATGTCCCAATTTATGTACTCTCACCATCTCACAAAAAATGCATATAGTTTTGTCCCAATACTGGATGCGCAAACGACTTGGGATGATAAAATGCTGGCTGATCGCTATGATCTTACTGAAGATGAAGTGCTTTTTATTGCAACTAAAATCAGGCCTTTTGAGAAAACATGA
- a CDS encoding cation diffusion facilitator family transporter, translating to MNQAENSTFPTASSPIRMRVQGMDCAKDAAEIERAARSAGVAEGDVKVSAATHVMTLRIAEADLPKVQPALDATGYGFEKMEDGDTSSDPAYKDPSYRRALWIVVLLNLGYGVVEMFGGFLSGSQALKADALDFLGDGAITFLGLLAIGWSLTWRARSAMIQGVFLGLLGLGVVGSTFWRVLNQTTPEAGLMGAFAVGALIVNILAVLPLLKHRKGDANMRAVWLFSRNDAIGNLAVVIAAGLVAWLGSAWPDLIVAFAIAGLFLHSSWMIIRDARSDLAEE from the coding sequence ATGAACCAGGCCGAGAACAGCACATTTCCAACAGCATCCTCGCCGATCCGGATGCGGGTGCAGGGCATGGACTGCGCCAAGGACGCCGCCGAGATCGAACGCGCGGCCCGGTCGGCGGGTGTGGCCGAAGGCGATGTGAAAGTATCGGCTGCCACCCATGTCATGACATTGCGGATCGCGGAGGCCGACCTGCCGAAAGTGCAGCCCGCCCTCGACGCCACCGGCTACGGTTTCGAGAAGATGGAGGACGGTGATACATCGTCCGATCCGGCCTACAAGGACCCAAGCTATCGCCGCGCGCTCTGGATCGTGGTCCTGCTCAATCTCGGCTACGGCGTAGTCGAGATGTTCGGTGGGTTCCTGTCCGGATCGCAGGCACTGAAAGCGGATGCGCTCGATTTCCTCGGGGACGGTGCGATCACCTTCTTGGGCCTGCTCGCCATCGGCTGGAGCCTGACATGGCGGGCACGATCCGCGATGATCCAGGGCGTGTTTTTGGGGCTTCTGGGGCTTGGCGTTGTCGGCAGCACGTTTTGGCGCGTTCTCAACCAGACGACGCCCGAAGCCGGGTTGATGGGAGCCTTCGCTGTAGGGGCGCTGATCGTGAACATTCTCGCGGTGCTGCCGCTGCTGAAGCACCGCAAGGGGGATGCCAATATGCGGGCCGTCTGGCTTTTTTCGCGCAACGACGCCATCGGCAATCTCGCCGTAGTAATCGCCGCTGGGCTGGTCGCTTGGCTCGGCAGCGCCTGGCCCGACCTGATTGTTGCTTTCGCCATTGCAGGGCTGTTCCTGCATTCGTCGTGGATGATTATCCGCGATGCGCGGAGTGATTTGGCGGAAGAATAG
- a CDS encoding DEAD/DEAH box helicase family protein, with translation MNSPTIDDILSPKPEARPRIYAYSIADETHEGLLKVGQTTRDVKRRVAEQLRTAAITNFRIELNEPAEREDGTIFTDHEVRAALTRKGIENTSLEWMRCTLADVHTVLTELRTGLRFSGTHHQTFPMRREQAEAVRQTHAYYHSRLEEDMHAVPRFLWNAKMRFGKTFTSYQLAKKMGAKRVLVVTFKPAVEDAWQSDLENHADFDGWQYLSVKTGGDPTQIDRNKPVVYFGSFQDLLGRDARGNIKAKNEWLHTENWDLVVFDEYHFGAWRETAKELFAGEEDEIAREEARLEDAKKLKDRIADLQEPLEPETEFLPITTKAYLYLSGTPFKALSTGEFIEEQIFNWTYTDEQRAKAAFATAHPDQWNPYGSLPQMRLLTYQMPDELLAIASAGEFDEFDLNEFFAATGTGSKAQFKHKSDVQKWLDIIRGQYAPGAVDSLKTGTRPPFPYSDVRLLPYLQHSFWFLPNVAACHAMENLLTERQNTFWHEYKVISAAGAAAGIGLEALPPVRRAIGSGFDSKSITLSCGKLTTGVTVKQWSSILMLRNLKSPETYFQAAFRVQSPWSIKNPNGDNPHEEEILKPVCFVFDFAPTRALRQLSEYGIGLSPNEANPENAVKELVSFLPVLAYDGANMYQVDAGGILDIAMAGTSATLLARKWESALLVNVDNETLRKIMDNPEAMAAVERIEGWRALGDNVIETIINKSEKVKDLKAKAKERDLTPKEKKELSAEEKEYKSARKLVQEKLIKFATRIPAFMYLTDFRENTLQDVITKLEPELFRTVTGLTVQDFHLLVRLKVFNTEQMNQAVFAFRRYEDASLNYTGIDSHEGLSSYGLYNTVVARE, from the coding sequence ATGAACAGTCCAACCATCGACGACATCCTGTCCCCAAAGCCGGAAGCGCGTCCGCGCATCTATGCTTATTCCATCGCGGATGAGACCCATGAAGGCCTGCTAAAGGTCGGCCAGACCACACGGGATGTAAAACGGCGGGTAGCTGAACAGTTGCGCACGGCGGCAATCACCAACTTCCGAATTGAGCTGAACGAACCCGCTGAGCGCGAGGACGGCACCATCTTTACTGATCATGAGGTACGCGCCGCGCTGACCCGTAAAGGGATCGAGAACACAAGCCTGGAATGGATGCGCTGCACCCTGGCCGATGTCCATACTGTGCTGACAGAGCTGCGCACTGGCCTGCGGTTTAGCGGCACGCACCATCAAACCTTTCCCATGCGCCGGGAACAGGCAGAGGCCGTCAGGCAGACCCATGCCTACTATCATTCCCGCTTGGAAGAGGACATGCACGCCGTTCCACGTTTTTTGTGGAACGCCAAAATGCGCTTCGGCAAGACCTTCACCTCGTATCAGCTCGCCAAGAAGATGGGGGCGAAACGCGTGCTGGTAGTAACCTTCAAGCCAGCCGTTGAAGACGCTTGGCAAAGCGATCTGGAAAACCACGCGGATTTTGACGGCTGGCAGTATCTGTCAGTCAAAACCGGCGGCGACCCGACACAGATCGACCGGAACAAACCGGTCGTCTATTTCGGCTCGTTTCAGGATCTTCTGGGCCGCGATGCACGCGGCAACATCAAGGCCAAGAACGAATGGCTCCACACCGAAAACTGGGACCTAGTCGTCTTTGACGAATACCATTTCGGCGCATGGCGCGAGACAGCGAAAGAGTTGTTCGCTGGGGAAGAAGATGAGATCGCCCGCGAGGAAGCCCGGCTTGAAGACGCCAAAAAGCTGAAGGACCGGATCGCGGACCTGCAAGAGCCGCTGGAACCTGAAACCGAATTTTTGCCAATCACGACAAAGGCCTATCTCTATCTGTCAGGGACGCCATTCAAGGCCCTGTCCACGGGCGAGTTCATCGAAGAGCAGATTTTCAACTGGACCTACACCGACGAGCAACGGGCAAAAGCGGCCTTTGCTACCGCTCACCCAGATCAGTGGAACCCTTACGGTTCCCTGCCGCAGATGAGGCTATTGACCTATCAGATGCCCGACGAGCTGCTGGCCATTGCCAGCGCCGGAGAGTTTGACGAGTTCGATCTGAACGAGTTCTTTGCCGCCACGGGGACCGGAAGCAAAGCGCAGTTCAAGCACAAGAGTGACGTTCAAAAATGGCTGGACATCATCCGAGGACAGTATGCACCAGGCGCGGTAGATAGCCTGAAGACCGGAACGCGACCACCGTTCCCCTATTCTGACGTGCGGCTTTTGCCCTACCTGCAACACTCGTTCTGGTTTTTGCCGAACGTGGCGGCCTGTCACGCAATGGAAAACCTACTGACTGAGCGCCAGAACACGTTCTGGCATGAGTACAAGGTCATCAGCGCCGCCGGGGCGGCCGCCGGGATAGGGCTTGAAGCGCTGCCTCCCGTGCGACGGGCGATCGGAAGCGGCTTCGATAGCAAGAGCATAACCTTGTCGTGCGGTAAGCTGACTACGGGTGTCACGGTCAAGCAGTGGTCCTCCATCCTCATGCTGCGAAACCTGAAATCTCCCGAGACATATTTTCAGGCGGCATTCCGGGTGCAGTCGCCATGGTCCATCAAGAACCCCAACGGGGACAACCCGCATGAAGAAGAAATCCTGAAGCCCGTGTGCTTTGTGTTCGACTTCGCGCCAACGCGCGCCCTGCGGCAGTTGTCCGAATACGGGATCGGCCTGTCACCCAACGAAGCGAACCCTGAGAACGCAGTGAAAGAGCTTGTGTCGTTTCTGCCGGTGCTCGCCTATGACGGCGCGAACATGTACCAGGTTGACGCGGGCGGTATCCTCGACATCGCAATGGCGGGGACATCTGCGACACTGCTGGCCCGGAAATGGGAAAGCGCCCTGCTGGTCAACGTGGATAATGAAACCCTTCGCAAGATCATGGATAACCCTGAAGCGATGGCCGCTGTTGAACGCATCGAAGGCTGGCGTGCCTTGGGCGACAACGTCATTGAGACCATTATCAACAAGAGCGAGAAGGTCAAAGACCTGAAGGCAAAGGCCAAAGAGCGCGACCTGACCCCAAAAGAAAAGAAAGAGCTCTCCGCTGAAGAGAAGGAATACAAGTCCGCTCGAAAGTTGGTCCAGGAAAAACTGATCAAGTTCGCCACTCGCATTCCTGCGTTCATGTACCTGACAGATTTCCGTGAAAACACCCTTCAGGATGTGATCACCAAGCTCGAACCCGAGCTATTTCGGACGGTTACCGGCCTGACAGTCCAAGATTTTCATCTCCTGGTTCGACTTAAAGTATTCAACACAGAACAGATGAATCAGGCGGTCTTCGCCTTCCGCCGATACGAAGACGCCTCATTGAATTACACTGGGATTGATAGTCATGAAGGCCTGTCAAGCTACGGCTTGTACAACACTGTTGTTGCCCGAGAATAA
- a CDS encoding BrnT family toxin gives MKFEYDPDKSAANREKHGIDFDEAQALWDDPYLIEAPANVTDEPRFLAVGMIGARHWTAVYTYRSDRVRIISVRRARKQEIDHYEGD, from the coding sequence ATGAAGTTCGAGTATGACCCCGACAAAAGCGCCGCGAACCGTGAAAAGCACGGGATCGACTTTGATGAGGCCCAGGCCCTCTGGGATGATCCTTATCTGATCGAGGCCCCTGCCAACGTCACGGATGAGCCACGCTTTCTGGCGGTTGGCATGATCGGGGCCAGACACTGGACGGCTGTCTACACATACCGGAGCGACCGGGTGCGGATCATCTCCGTGCGCCGCGCTCGCAAGCAGGAGATTGACCACTATGAAGGCGACTGA
- a CDS encoding N-6 DNA methylase, translating to MSLIKSKKRVADHGEVFTPEWMVDAMLDLVKEESERIDSRFLEPACGSGNFLVKVLKRKLCAVELKFGKSEFEKRQYALLALMCAYGIELLEDNIIECRANMLEVLADYLRIDETDDLYRAASHVLSLNLIQGDALSMKGHDGAPITFSEWGYLGKGKFQRRDFRLDVLTGSSAFSAEGTLFSHLGKHEIFTPTKTYPPMTVRDLAARGDNPQEAA from the coding sequence ATGAGCCTGATCAAGTCGAAAAAACGCGTAGCCGATCATGGCGAAGTATTCACTCCAGAATGGATGGTGGATGCTATGCTTGATCTGGTGAAAGAAGAGTCGGAACGGATCGACTCGCGGTTTCTGGAACCTGCCTGTGGCAGTGGCAATTTCCTTGTGAAGGTCCTCAAGCGGAAGCTCTGCGCAGTCGAATTGAAATTCGGGAAATCCGAATTTGAAAAGCGGCAATACGCGCTGCTTGCCCTTATGTGTGCTTATGGGATTGAGCTTCTGGAAGACAACATTATCGAATGCCGCGCCAACATGCTCGAAGTGCTGGCCGATTACCTACGGATCGACGAGACCGACGATCTATACAGGGCCGCCTCCCATGTGCTGTCACTGAATCTGATCCAGGGCGATGCCCTGTCGATGAAGGGACATGACGGCGCACCAATCACCTTTTCCGAATGGGGATATCTGGGCAAGGGCAAGTTCCAGCGGCGGGATTTCCGGCTGGACGTATTGACCGGCTCTTCGGCCTTCAGCGCCGAAGGAACCTTGTTTTCTCACCTCGGCAAGCATGAGATTTTTACCCCGACAAAGACCTACCCGCCGATGACCGTTCGTGATCTGGCCGCACGGGGCGATAACCCGCAGGAGGCCGCATGA